The DNA sequence CCTCAACCCCGAGCGCCCCGGCAGCGAAGAGGCGACCCGCATCCACGGCCTGACCGATGCCTTCCTCGCCGACAAGCCGAAGTTCCGCGAAGTGGCGGCGGAGTTCATCGAGTTCGTGCGCGGGGCGGAACTCATCATCCACAACGCGGCCTTCGACGTCGGCTTCCTGAACGCCGAACTGCGCCGCGTGCAGCAGCCCAGGGTGGCCGAGCTGGCCGGCGGCATCCTCGACACGCTGGTGATGGCGCGCGAGCAGTACCCGGGCAAGGCGAATTCGCTGGACGCGCTGTGCCGCCGCCTGGAGGTGGACAACACCAACCGGACCTTCCACGGCGCGCTGCTGGACGCGGGCCTGCTGGCCGAGGTCTACATCCGCATGACCCGCGGGCAGAACGCGCTGGTGATCGACGCCGACGACGGACAGGACGAGGGCAGCTCGGACGACGCTGACCTGCACATCGACCTGTCGGCGTTCAGCGTGGCGGTGCTGCGTGCGAGCGAGCAGGAAATCGCCGCCCATGCCGGCGTGCTGGCCGATCTGGACAAGGCCAGCGGCGGCAAGACGGTCTGGCGAACGATTTCTGCCTGAAATGCTTGCGCTGCTGAATTCGTACGTGGCATAATTTCTTTCTTGCTGCAGCGCACTGAACAAGTCAACGCAGCGACCCGAACCAGTTTCGGGCGGTTAGCTCAGCGGTAGAGCACTGCCTTCACACGGCAGGGGTCGCAGGTTCGAACCCTGCACCGCCCACCAAACGAAGCCCCACAAAGGGCCAAGAAAGCCAAAAAGCCCTAGAGAATCAACGCTCTAGGGCTTTTTTGTTGCCCAAAGAGCCCCAAAGAACCCCACTTGAAGCCAGTCGCGCATGCGGGTAGCTTCGCGGGTAGCTCAACAAGCACCCGAAGAAGTTACCCATGCCCGAGAACATCCTGAGCGATCAGGCGATCAAGAAAGCCAAGCCTGAAGCCAAGCCCCGCAAGCTGTCAGACGGTGGCGGTCTACTGCTTGAAGTGCGGCCCGAGGGCGGCAAGTGGTGGCGGCTCCGGTATCGGTTCGCCGGCAAAGAGAAGATGCTGAGTCTTGGTGTCTATCCAGCGGTTGCCCTCGCCGACGCACGCAAGCGCCGGGACGAAGCGCGTGCCCTTCTGGCTGCGGGGATCGATCCCAGCGCCGCACGCAAGGACAGCAAGGCGGAACAGGCCCGCCAGCAACATATCGAGTCGCTGGCAGCACAGGGCAAGCCCCTTCCGGGCACCTTCGAGCATGTGGCCTGTGACTGGCTGGAGAAGAAGCACGAGCCTGAGGTCAGCCCGAGGTATTCGGCCCGGTCCCGCAAGCAACTGGAGGCCGACGTGTTCCCGCACATCGGCCGGATGCCTGTGCGCGAGATCACCGCGCCTGTGCTGCTTGAGCTTCTGCGCAAGGTGGAGGCCCGAGGCGCCACCGACACCGCGCACCGGGTCAAGCAGACATGCAGCCTGGTCTTCCGCTACGCCATCACCACAGGAGACGCCGACCGCGACCCTGTGCCGGACCTGCGCGGCGCACTGGCTACGCACACCAAGCGGCACTTCCCGGCCATCACGGAGCCCGTGCGGGTCGGCGAGCTGCTGCGGGCCTTCGACGCCTACACCGGGCAGCCTGGCACGCGGGTCGCCCTGAAGCTGGCCGCGCTGGTGTTCCAGCGGCCTGGCAACCTGATCGCGATGAGGTGGGAGGATCTGGACTTGGACGCCGCCGTCTGGACGATCCCGTCCGAGGACATGAAGCGCACCAAGGGGCAGAAGATCAACGGTGCTGCGCACATCGTGCCCTTGGCCCGTCAGGCGGTGGAGCTGCTGCGCGAGCTGCAGCCGATCACCGGGCACGGGGTCCACTGCTTCCCCGGTCTGGGCAACAAGCGCCACCAGCCAATCAGCAACGTGACGCTAAACGCCGCGATGCGCCGGCTTGGCTTCTCGGGCGATGAGATGACCGCCCACGGCTTCCGCGCCCTGGCCCGCACGGTCATCGTGGAGAACCTGCCGGGCGTGGACTCCGAATGGATCGAAGCCCAGCTTGCCCACTCCAAGAGGGGGCCGCTCGGGTCTGCCTATGACCGGGCACAGTACCTGCGCCAGCGCCGCCAGATGATGCAGACATGGGCCGACTACCTGGACAGGCTGCGCGACGGGGCGCAGGTGATTCCGCTCAAGGTGGCTTGAGGGGACCAGAAGCACAAAAGGCACTAGATCGTGAATCTAGTG is a window from the Sphaerotilus montanus genome containing:
- a CDS encoding tyrosine-type recombinase/integrase, whose amino-acid sequence is MPENILSDQAIKKAKPEAKPRKLSDGGGLLLEVRPEGGKWWRLRYRFAGKEKMLSLGVYPAVALADARKRRDEARALLAAGIDPSAARKDSKAEQARQQHIESLAAQGKPLPGTFEHVACDWLEKKHEPEVSPRYSARSRKQLEADVFPHIGRMPVREITAPVLLELLRKVEARGATDTAHRVKQTCSLVFRYAITTGDADRDPVPDLRGALATHTKRHFPAITEPVRVGELLRAFDAYTGQPGTRVALKLAALVFQRPGNLIAMRWEDLDLDAAVWTIPSEDMKRTKGQKINGAAHIVPLARQAVELLRELQPITGHGVHCFPGLGNKRHQPISNVTLNAAMRRLGFSGDEMTAHGFRALARTVIVENLPGVDSEWIEAQLAHSKRGPLGSAYDRAQYLRQRRQMMQTWADYLDRLRDGAQVIPLKVA
- the dnaQ gene encoding DNA polymerase III subunit epsilon, translating into MRQIFLDTETTGLNPETGDRIVEIGCIEMVSRRLTGRHLHLYLNPERPGSEEATRIHGLTDAFLADKPKFREVAAEFIEFVRGAELIIHNAAFDVGFLNAELRRVQQPRVAELAGGILDTLVMAREQYPGKANSLDALCRRLEVDNTNRTFHGALLDAGLLAEVYIRMTRGQNALVIDADDGQDEGSSDDADLHIDLSAFSVAVLRASEQEIAAHAGVLADLDKASGGKTVWRTISA